A DNA window from Sporosarcina sp. ANT_H38 contains the following coding sequences:
- a CDS encoding YesL family protein: protein MMIGNIVEKIMTIGNWLAKLVYLQILWIVFTILGLVAFGIMPATTAMFYVIRKWIEKDPNIPIFDTFYKSYRADFLKSNGLGIALIGIGIFLYYDYTISKLEIGIPVLHFLIMVISFFYFIFLLYFFPVFARYNMKPFEQFRKSFYLSISRPLETFAMIISFVPLYFFFNLFPFFFVVAGAPLIAFPSMWFANRAFMQIEGRNS, encoded by the coding sequence ATGATGATTGGTAATATTGTTGAGAAGATAATGACAATCGGAAATTGGCTTGCTAAATTGGTCTATCTTCAAATTCTATGGATTGTATTTACTATACTCGGACTTGTAGCATTTGGAATTATGCCAGCTACAACGGCAATGTTTTACGTGATTCGCAAATGGATCGAAAAAGATCCAAATATACCTATATTTGATACTTTTTACAAGAGTTATAGAGCAGATTTCTTAAAATCTAATGGACTTGGTATTGCATTGATTGGTATAGGTATATTTTTGTACTATGATTATACTATCTCGAAATTAGAAATAGGAATACCGGTACTTCATTTTCTAATAATGGTAATTTCCTTTTTTTACTTTATCTTCTTGCTATACTTTTTCCCTGTTTTTGCACGCTATAATATGAAACCGTTTGAACAGTTCAGAAAGTCATTCTATCTTTCCATAAGTAGACCCCTAGAAACATTCGCAATGATTATTAGTTTTGTTCCATTATATTTTTTCTTTAATCTATTCCCGTTTTTCTTTGTGGTTGCCGGTGCTCCTCTGATTGCTTTTCCATCCATGTGGTTCGCAAATAGGGCATTCATGCAAATTGAAGGTAGGAATTCCTGA